A window of Sutcliffiella cohnii contains these coding sequences:
- a CDS encoding rhomboid family intramembrane serine protease, whose amino-acid sequence MFVRTENFRTFTRLYPIITALTVIHIVLWLFIALSFPFSNLFYQTTVGFNFAVEQGEWWRLITPIFLHGSLTHLLFNSISLILFGPGLERILGKVKFLALYFAGGIIANIATFLLKPSMYVHLGASGAIFALFGIYIYMVFFRPEHISSSNAQIVIVILGVSLVMSLLGGGMRNINGTAHLFGFLSGFALSPIFVGRGNYTRSLRDIFPRGMTQRRSGSSSQNVVWIILIALVILGILSQF is encoded by the coding sequence ATGTTTGTTCGAACCGAAAATTTTCGTACGTTTACTCGATTATATCCTATTATTACCGCTTTAACCGTTATACATATTGTATTATGGTTGTTTATCGCTCTATCTTTCCCATTTTCAAACCTTTTTTACCAAACGACTGTAGGCTTTAACTTTGCTGTAGAACAAGGAGAATGGTGGAGATTAATAACACCTATTTTTTTACACGGTTCTTTAACACATCTTTTATTTAATTCTATTTCTCTCATACTGTTTGGTCCCGGATTGGAACGTATATTAGGGAAAGTGAAATTCTTGGCCCTATACTTTGCTGGTGGAATCATTGCCAATATTGCTACGTTCCTTTTAAAACCTTCTATGTATGTCCACCTAGGAGCATCAGGCGCGATTTTTGCGTTATTTGGAATTTATATTTATATGGTGTTTTTTCGTCCAGAACATATTAGCTCCTCGAACGCACAAATTGTCATCGTTATTCTCGGAGTCAGCTTAGTTATGAGTTTATTAGGTGGTGGAATGCGGAATATTAATGGTACCGCTCATCTTTTTGGCTTCTTAAGTGGTTTTGCTTTATCGCCAATTTTCGTTGGTCGTGGAAACTATACTCGTTCGCTACGAGATATTTTCCCCCGCGGCATGACACAACGAAGAAGCGGTTCCAGTTCACAAAATGTCGTTTGGATTATATTAATCGCTCTTGTTATTTTAGGGATATTGAGTCAATTCTAA
- the ndoA gene encoding type II toxin-antitoxin system endoribonuclease NdoA, whose product MIVKRGDVYFADLSPVVGSEQGGVRPVLVIQNDIGNRFSPTIIVAAITAQIQKAKLPTHVEIDAKRYGFERDSVILLEQIRTIDKQRLTDKITHLDEEMMDRVDEALQISLGLIDF is encoded by the coding sequence TTGATTGTCAAACGCGGTGACGTTTATTTTGCTGATTTATCCCCTGTAGTTGGGTCTGAGCAAGGAGGCGTTCGACCAGTTCTGGTTATACAAAACGATATTGGTAACCGGTTTAGTCCGACCATTATCGTAGCAGCCATAACAGCACAGATTCAAAAAGCTAAACTCCCGACACATGTCGAGATTGATGCGAAACGCTATGGCTTTGAACGTGACTCTGTAATATTGTTAGAACAGATTCGAACCATTGATAAACAAAGATTAACGGACAAAATCACTCATCTTGATGAAGAGATGATGGATCGAGTTGACGAGGCTTTACAAATAAGTTTAGGTCTTATTGATTTTTAA
- a CDS encoding LolA family protein, whose amino-acid sequence MKELRKIWLLLAVSIVSVLILAGCGTKSQEDVTGALKEKVSEMTGYKANAKMTLQTGAEPQVYEVEIWHKKPTFYRVNLKNSEKDQNQMIIRNDEGVFVLTPALNKSFRFQSDWPKNSSQAYLYESLVNDIINDPEATFTATEDGYVFETKTNYQNNKLLPMQEITLGKDYTPVSVKVLDPDRRVLVLVEFSDVEFNSKFDDDSFNVEKNMTSMRLDEELPTMGAVNEESKSFSVFYPEDTPAGTELKDEQEIATETGKRVIMTYEGDKSFTLVQETAYVAPVSTVSFMSGEPVDLGFTVGALTENTITWTLNGVDYMLASNDLSKDEMLMVARSVQGQVIK is encoded by the coding sequence ATGAAGGAATTGAGGAAGATTTGGCTATTATTAGCAGTAAGTATTGTGTCAGTCCTAATTTTAGCAGGGTGTGGTACAAAGTCACAAGAAGATGTAACAGGAGCTCTAAAAGAAAAAGTTTCGGAGATGACAGGTTACAAAGCGAATGCAAAGATGACGTTGCAAACTGGTGCAGAACCTCAAGTTTACGAAGTGGAAATTTGGCATAAAAAACCAACATTTTATCGCGTGAACTTAAAAAACTCTGAAAAAGATCAAAACCAAATGATTATTCGTAACGATGAAGGAGTATTTGTATTAACTCCAGCGTTAAACAAAAGCTTCCGTTTTCAAAGCGATTGGCCGAAAAATAGCAGTCAAGCTTATTTATACGAATCGTTAGTTAATGATATTATTAATGATCCGGAAGCTACTTTTACGGCAACGGAAGATGGGTATGTATTTGAAACGAAAACGAATTATCAGAACAATAAATTGTTACCAATGCAAGAAATTACATTAGGGAAAGATTACACACCAGTTTCGGTAAAAGTGTTAGATCCGGACCGACGTGTATTAGTGCTTGTAGAATTCTCTGACGTAGAGTTTAACTCTAAATTTGACGATGACTCGTTTAATGTAGAGAAAAATATGACAAGCATGAGACTAGATGAAGAGCTTCCAACGATGGGTGCAGTAAATGAAGAAAGTAAATCATTCAGTGTATTTTATCCAGAAGATACTCCAGCTGGTACAGAGTTGAAAGACGAGCAAGAAATTGCTACAGAAACTGGAAAACGCGTCATTATGACGTATGAAGGAGATAAATCCTTTACATTAGTACAAGAAACAGCGTATGTAGCTCCTGTTAGTACAGTATCATTTATGAGTGGCGAGCCAGTAGATTTAGGCTTTACGGTCGGTGCGCTAACAGAAAATACGATAACTTGGACGCTTAACGGAGTAGACTACATGTTAGCCTCCAATGACCTATCAAAAGATGAGATGCTAATGGTAGCGCGATCTGTTCAAGGTCAAGTAATAAAATAA
- a CDS encoding DEAD/DEAH box helicase: MNRLICIDRSRNNLALFKDLGLSEQLMKSVERMGFEEATPIQGETIPIALQGKDVIGQAQTGTGKTIAFGLPLIEKIDVNDNNIQGIVIAPTRELAIQVAEELYKASYHKRARVLSVFGGQDINRQIRSLKKFPHIVVGTPGRVLDHINRKTIRLQNVHTVVLDEADEMLNMGFIEDIEKILAQVPAEHQTLLFSATMPPQIRAIAERFMTEPVNVKVKAKEVTMPNIQQYYIETHEKKKFDVLTRLLDIQSPELAIVFGRTKRRVDELAEALNVRGYAAEGIHGDLTQAKRMSVLRKFKEGTVEVLVATDVAARGLDISGVTHVYNFDLPQDPESYVHRIGRTGRAGKSGLAISFATPREMSYLNHVEKVTKRKMEKMKAPTLDEALEGKQKVSMEKLTAAIEGDNLNYYRNAAEQLLEEHDSVSIICAALKVLTNEPDQTPVKLTEESPVYRKDSRDNRSRGGSGGKGKNNNWSKRPSNNKPSGNKRQGGGYKRSRKERV; encoded by the coding sequence ATGAATAGATTAATTTGTATAGATAGGAGTAGGAATAATTTGGCTTTATTTAAAGATTTAGGTTTATCAGAACAATTGATGAAATCAGTTGAAAGAATGGGGTTTGAGGAAGCAACTCCAATTCAAGGTGAAACAATTCCGATTGCGCTTCAAGGAAAAGATGTAATAGGTCAAGCGCAAACAGGAACAGGTAAGACGATTGCGTTCGGTTTACCGTTAATTGAGAAAATTGATGTTAATGACAACAACATTCAAGGGATCGTTATCGCTCCAACTAGAGAATTAGCAATTCAAGTTGCAGAAGAATTATATAAAGCGAGCTACCATAAGCGAGCTCGTGTTTTATCGGTATTTGGAGGACAAGATATTAATCGCCAAATCCGTTCTTTAAAGAAATTCCCACATATTGTTGTCGGAACTCCAGGTCGTGTTTTAGACCATATTAATAGAAAAACAATCCGTTTACAAAATGTGCATACAGTTGTACTTGATGAAGCAGATGAAATGTTAAACATGGGCTTTATTGAGGATATTGAGAAAATTTTAGCGCAAGTTCCTGCCGAGCACCAAACACTTCTTTTCTCAGCAACAATGCCTCCGCAAATTAGAGCAATCGCTGAACGCTTTATGACTGAACCGGTAAATGTAAAAGTTAAAGCGAAAGAAGTAACAATGCCTAATATCCAACAATATTACATTGAAACTCATGAGAAGAAGAAGTTTGATGTGTTAACTCGTCTTTTAGATATTCAATCACCTGAATTAGCGATTGTTTTCGGTCGTACAAAACGTCGTGTTGACGAATTAGCGGAAGCGTTAAATGTACGTGGATATGCAGCAGAAGGTATTCATGGAGATTTAACCCAAGCGAAACGTATGAGTGTACTTCGTAAATTTAAAGAAGGTACTGTTGAAGTTCTTGTTGCGACAGACGTTGCAGCGCGTGGTCTAGATATTTCTGGCGTAACACACGTATATAATTTCGACCTACCACAAGATCCTGAAAGCTATGTTCACAGAATTGGTCGTACTGGCCGTGCAGGAAAAAGTGGTCTAGCAATTTCATTCGCAACGCCTCGCGAAATGAGTTACTTAAACCATGTAGAAAAAGTAACGAAGCGTAAAATGGAAAAAATGAAAGCTCCTACTCTTGATGAAGCATTAGAAGGTAAGCAAAAAGTTTCCATGGAGAAGTTAACAGCTGCGATTGAAGGGGATAACCTTAACTACTATCGTAATGCTGCAGAACAACTTCTTGAAGAGCATGATTCTGTATCAATAATTTGTGCAGCATTAAAGGTATTAACGAATGAACCAGATCAAACTCCGGTTAAATTAACGGAAGAATCACCGGTTTACCGTAAAGACTCTAGGGATAACCGTTCTCGTGGCGGAAGCGGTGGAAAAGGTAAAAACAATAATTGGTCTAAACGTCCAAGTAACAATAAACCTTCAGGTAACAAACGTCAAGGTGGCGGCTATAAACGCTCTCGTAAAGAGCGCGTCTAA
- a CDS encoding STAS domain-containing protein, which produces MKREILQFVIGNEERISEKWIYKMDEVGEKKEYQVISEKMYITTSREYINLLLNNISQDLDDLSTVLHDFANRIIRFGWPLIYVTEGLTVFKNTIFELMSDQKDDTLKLKLQSDLDNWLKPVQDEIIKTYTGSWEHTVSMQKIALQELAAPLIPVFEGISVMPLVGTIDTERARQIMENLLQGVVKHRAEVVLIDITGVPVVDTMVAQHIIQAAEAVRLVGANCLLVGIRPEIAQTIVNLGINLDQIITKNSLKKGMEAALEMTNRTIVNVGDRH; this is translated from the coding sequence ATGAAAAGAGAAATTTTACAGTTTGTTATAGGGAATGAGGAAAGAATATCGGAAAAATGGATTTACAAGATGGATGAGGTTGGGGAAAAGAAAGAATACCAAGTCATTTCAGAGAAAATGTACATAACGACTAGTAGAGAATATATTAATTTACTTTTAAATAATATAAGTCAAGATTTAGATGACTTATCTACCGTTTTACATGATTTTGCAAATCGAATTATTCGTTTCGGATGGCCGCTAATTTACGTAACCGAAGGACTAACAGTATTTAAAAATACTATATTTGAACTAATGTCTGACCAAAAAGATGACACGCTTAAACTAAAGTTGCAATCAGACTTAGACAATTGGCTGAAACCAGTTCAAGATGAAATAATAAAAACATACACTGGTTCATGGGAGCATACAGTTTCCATGCAAAAAATTGCTCTACAGGAATTAGCTGCGCCTTTAATTCCGGTATTTGAAGGGATTTCTGTCATGCCGTTAGTTGGTACAATTGATACAGAAAGAGCTAGACAAATTATGGAAAATTTACTACAAGGAGTAGTAAAACATCGTGCGGAAGTTGTTTTAATTGATATAACTGGTGTACCGGTAGTAGATACGATGGTTGCGCAACATATCATTCAAGCGGCAGAAGCGGTTAGACTTGTTGGTGCTAACTGCCTGTTAGTAGGTATTCGTCCGGAGATTGCCCAAACGATAGTGAATTTAGGCATTAATCTTGATCAAATTATTACGAAAAATTCATTGAAAAAAGGGATGGAAGCGGCATTAGAAATGACAAATAGAACGATAGTGAATGTGGGGGATCGTCATTGA
- a CDS encoding UDP-N-acetylmuramoyl-tripeptide--D-alanyl-D-alanine ligase, which produces MIKRTLSQVAMMANGSLVDAQFKDVVIHGVTKDTREDLTNSLYIPIVGENFNGHQFVEQAIKEKGAAASLWQKSEPNPPTKIPLILVEDTVEALQQMARVYRDELQLTVIGITGSNGKTTTKDIVTSLLKTTFRVHKTAGNYNNHIGLPLTLLSMQEDTEVAVLEMGMSDFGEIELLSEIAKPDAAIITNIGESHLQELGSRAGIAKAKLEIAVGLKEKGILVINGDEPLLTENVSSMPFEIITFGMKEKNDYKTTIEEISKDNTRFSVNGLTYTIPVLGQHNVMNAVASIAVAHHLNVSHQSIMEGLENVSITGMRNEVVHGKNKVTLINDAYNASPTSMKAAIDLLASLKGFNRKIAVLADMLELGEDEKQFHYDTGAHVSGKDIDYVFTFGPLGTDIAAGAKSAMKKSNVTAFQSKEELISFLNGFVQPGDIVLVKGSRGMKLEEVVQSLS; this is translated from the coding sequence ATGATTAAACGCACATTATCTCAAGTTGCAATGATGGCTAACGGCAGTCTAGTAGACGCTCAATTTAAGGATGTTGTAATACACGGAGTGACAAAAGATACGAGAGAAGATTTAACAAATAGTTTATACATACCAATCGTCGGTGAAAATTTTAACGGGCATCAATTTGTAGAACAGGCGATAAAGGAAAAAGGAGCTGCAGCATCTCTCTGGCAAAAAAGTGAGCCAAACCCACCGACTAAAATACCACTCATATTAGTAGAAGATACAGTAGAAGCTCTTCAGCAAATGGCTAGAGTGTATCGCGATGAACTACAGTTAACCGTAATAGGTATAACAGGAAGCAATGGGAAGACAACGACGAAAGATATTGTTACATCTTTATTAAAAACAACGTTTCGAGTACATAAAACAGCGGGTAATTATAATAACCATATAGGTCTTCCGTTAACGTTACTTTCTATGCAGGAAGATACAGAGGTTGCTGTGTTAGAAATGGGTATGAGTGATTTTGGAGAGATTGAACTGTTATCTGAAATTGCAAAACCAGATGCGGCTATCATAACAAACATTGGAGAATCACATCTGCAGGAATTAGGTAGTCGAGCGGGAATAGCAAAAGCGAAATTAGAAATCGCGGTAGGGCTAAAGGAAAAAGGGATTTTAGTTATTAATGGGGATGAGCCGTTATTGACGGAAAACGTATCGTCCATGCCTTTTGAAATAATTACATTCGGTATGAAGGAAAAAAATGATTATAAAACAACTATCGAAGAAATTAGTAAAGATAATACAAGGTTTTCTGTAAACGGATTGACGTATACTATTCCTGTTTTAGGTCAACACAATGTAATGAATGCTGTTGCTTCCATTGCAGTTGCCCATCATCTGAATGTAAGTCATCAAAGTATAATGGAAGGTTTAGAAAATGTTTCTATTACAGGCATGCGTAATGAAGTGGTGCATGGGAAAAATAAAGTAACACTAATAAATGATGCTTATAACGCAAGTCCTACGTCGATGAAGGCGGCTATTGACCTTTTAGCTAGCCTAAAAGGGTTTAACAGAAAAATTGCTGTATTAGCTGACATGCTGGAGCTAGGGGAAGACGAAAAACAATTTCATTACGATACAGGTGCACATGTAAGCGGAAAAGATATTGATTATGTTTTTACGTTTGGACCGTTAGGAACGGATATTGCGGCAGGTGCTAAAAGTGCTATGAAGAAATCGAATGTCACTGCTTTTCAATCGAAAGAGGAACTAATTAGTTTTTTAAATGGTTTTGTCCAGCCTGGTGATATCGTTTTAGTTAAAGGCTCTCGCGGAATGAAACTAGAAGAAGTAGTTCAAAGCTTATCCTAA
- the acpS gene encoding holo-ACP synthase codes for MIKGIGIDIIELSRIEKLMERQPSFINRILADEERTQFHTLKGKRKLEFLAGRFAAKEAFSKAYGTGIGKHLSFHDIVIANEPTGKPYIQKPVGENIHLSISHSEQYAVAQVIIESLSS; via the coding sequence ATGATAAAAGGAATCGGTATCGATATTATTGAACTTTCAAGAATTGAAAAATTGATGGAACGTCAACCATCGTTTATAAATAGAATACTTGCAGATGAAGAACGGACGCAATTCCATACATTAAAAGGAAAACGGAAACTTGAATTTTTAGCAGGTCGATTTGCGGCAAAAGAAGCCTTTTCTAAAGCGTATGGTACAGGAATTGGCAAACATTTAAGTTTTCATGATATTGTCATCGCTAATGAGCCGACAGGTAAACCATATATTCAAAAGCCTGTAGGAGAAAATATCCATCTTTCTATTTCTCATAGTGAACAATATGCAGTTGCACAAGTAATTATTGAAAGCTTGTCAAGCTAG
- the uvsE gene encoding UV DNA damage repair endonuclease UvsE, which yields MTIVKLGYVAMSVTVANASPSKTMTFKQFQTLADREAAIEKLERIAIENLENCLRLLKHNVGNNIRFFRFSSKLIPLANHEELADWNYIQPLKSKLKEIGEFLKAHPIRVDFHPDHFVLLNSTKKDIMNQSIKTLAMHRALLKGMGIDPTHRCVLHVGGAYNDKEQALEQFIHNWSLLPQPLQEMIMLENDDTTFHIQDTLYLCEKLNIPLVFDYHHHIANHDNENWEEEWERIVSTWSHSPLPIKMHISSPKDDKMFRAHSDYIDPDMFMDFLNKIKGSVPEIDCMIEAKMKDHALFQLVKDIKKYPNVEMLDGASFSIV from the coding sequence ATGACTATTGTAAAGCTTGGATATGTAGCGATGAGTGTCACGGTAGCAAATGCTTCTCCGTCTAAAACGATGACGTTTAAGCAATTTCAAACATTAGCAGACCGTGAAGCAGCAATTGAGAAGTTAGAGCGTATCGCAATTGAAAATTTAGAAAACTGTTTACGTTTGTTGAAACATAATGTTGGTAATAATATACGTTTTTTTCGCTTTAGTTCAAAATTAATACCGCTTGCGAATCATGAAGAATTAGCAGATTGGAACTACATACAACCGCTAAAATCAAAATTAAAAGAGATAGGTGAATTTTTAAAAGCACATCCTATTCGTGTTGACTTTCATCCGGATCATTTTGTTTTATTAAACTCCACTAAAAAAGATATTATGAATCAAAGTATTAAAACACTTGCTATGCATAGAGCTTTGCTTAAAGGAATGGGAATTGACCCAACGCATCGTTGTGTTCTACATGTTGGTGGAGCCTACAACGACAAGGAACAAGCACTAGAACAATTTATTCATAATTGGTCGTTATTACCGCAACCTCTACAAGAAATGATTATGTTAGAAAACGATGATACAACTTTTCATATCCAAGATACATTATACCTTTGTGAAAAATTAAACATCCCGTTAGTATTCGATTACCACCATCACATAGCCAACCATGACAATGAGAATTGGGAAGAAGAATGGGAAAGAATTGTAAGTACATGGTCCCACTCTCCACTTCCAATAAAAATGCATATTTCTAGCCCTAAAGATGATAAAATGTTCCGAGCTCATTCCGACTATATTGATCCAGATATGTTTATGGATTTTTTAAATAAAATAAAGGGAAGTGTTCCGGAGATTGATTGTATGATAGAAGCGAAAATGAAGGACCACGCTCTCTTTCAATTAGTAAAAGATATAAAAAAATATCCAAACGTGGAAATGTTAGATGGAGCTTCATTTAGTATTGTTTAA
- a CDS encoding PH domain-containing protein — MRPEPTQRIHRKALTVWRVIASLQAVFNLALLVGGIWAVRFFNWPTWIIYIAIAIFVISCVINIWILPTLKWRRWRYEIHEQEIELQHGIIVKKRTLIPMVRVQHVDTNQGPFLRYYKLATVHISTAAKMHEIPALGEEEADQVRDRISTLARVAEDDV; from the coding sequence ATGAGACCTGAACCTACACAGAGAATTCATCGAAAAGCACTTACAGTGTGGAGAGTCATTGCATCACTACAGGCTGTATTTAATTTAGCTTTACTAGTTGGAGGAATATGGGCTGTTCGCTTTTTTAATTGGCCAACATGGATTATTTATATCGCCATCGCCATTTTTGTTATATCGTGTGTTATTAATATATGGATATTGCCGACATTAAAATGGAGGCGTTGGCGTTATGAAATACATGAACAAGAAATTGAATTGCAACATGGTATTATTGTTAAGAAACGAACGCTCATACCAATGGTCCGAGTACAACATGTTGATACGAATCAAGGTCCGTTTTTAAGATACTATAAATTAGCAACTGTACATATATCAACAGCCGCCAAAATGCATGAAATACCTGCATTAGGAGAAGAAGAGGCCGATCAAGTTCGCGATCGTATTTCAACGTTAGCGAGGGTGGCGGAAGATGATGTTTGA
- a CDS encoding PH domain-containing protein: protein MMFERRRMHPAATVVLFIKQLKDLIVPFIFIFIFGAAGNSFNLFSIFFMIFGLLAALLTGVLQWLRYYYWVENGELRTEYGIFVRKRRFIPIERIQSIDTSAGIIQRLFRIVKLQVETAGGGQEADVMISAVTKEEAEELRNILLAKKKEIVENAPSFEIDSNEKEVEENIEVQEEITHTYRITWGDLLIVGTTSGGIGVVLSGVFATATQLEQFIPYERVFTQFGEFLQRSVVIISIFIFLVLFISWIISIGMTMIKYGNFTVVKREDEIVISRGIIEKRQMTIPLERIQAIRVTQNLLRQPLGFATVYVESAGSSSGQESDHSTILFPLLKNKDVSKWLHDFVPDYKLQEDVHPLPKIALVRYLVRHVVPAIVVSGLLAYFIPPYGYFALLLIPIAGVLAYFRYRDGGWKLDGDLLQLSFRIINKNKVILKKKRIQSLEWRESLFQRRQNVGTLEAAIKSSFTFKNFKVIDVKVKDGANVYKWYSYKK, encoded by the coding sequence ATGATGTTTGAACGAAGACGAATGCATCCAGCCGCTACAGTAGTGTTGTTTATTAAACAATTAAAAGATTTAATTGTGCCGTTTATTTTCATTTTTATTTTTGGTGCTGCTGGTAATTCATTTAACCTTTTTTCGATTTTTTTCATGATTTTCGGTTTATTGGCGGCATTGTTAACTGGGGTGTTACAGTGGCTCCGTTATTATTACTGGGTGGAAAATGGTGAATTACGAACAGAGTACGGAATTTTTGTAAGAAAGCGTCGGTTTATTCCGATTGAAAGGATACAATCCATCGATACGTCTGCAGGAATCATTCAACGGTTATTCCGAATCGTTAAATTGCAAGTGGAAACTGCGGGCGGAGGACAAGAAGCTGATGTGATGATCTCGGCTGTAACAAAGGAAGAAGCAGAAGAGTTGCGTAACATTTTATTAGCGAAGAAAAAGGAAATAGTAGAGAATGCACCAAGTTTCGAAATAGATAGCAATGAAAAAGAAGTAGAAGAAAACATAGAAGTGCAAGAAGAAATCACACATACATATCGCATAACGTGGGGAGATTTACTAATAGTTGGTACAACATCTGGAGGTATCGGTGTTGTTTTATCTGGTGTGTTTGCGACTGCTACTCAATTAGAACAATTTATTCCTTATGAAAGGGTGTTTACCCAGTTTGGCGAATTTTTGCAAAGAAGCGTTGTTATTATTTCTATTTTCATTTTTCTAGTTTTGTTCATTTCATGGATTATTTCAATTGGAATGACAATGATAAAGTATGGAAATTTTACCGTTGTAAAGCGTGAAGATGAGATCGTTATATCAAGAGGAATAATAGAAAAAAGACAGATGACCATTCCGCTCGAAAGAATTCAAGCTATTCGGGTAACGCAAAACTTATTACGACAACCGCTTGGATTTGCTACCGTTTATGTGGAGAGTGCAGGGAGCTCTTCTGGACAAGAATCCGATCACTCTACTATTTTATTTCCGTTATTAAAGAATAAGGACGTAAGCAAATGGCTACATGACTTTGTTCCGGATTATAAGTTACAGGAGGATGTACATCCTTTACCTAAAATAGCACTTGTCCGTTATTTAGTTCGTCATGTCGTTCCTGCTATTGTTGTCAGTGGACTACTCGCTTATTTTATTCCACCATATGGATATTTTGCCCTGCTACTAATCCCGATAGCGGGCGTGTTAGCTTATTTTCGTTATAGGGATGGAGGTTGGAAGTTAGACGGAGACCTACTTCAACTATCGTTTAGAATCATTAACAAAAATAAAGTAATTTTAAAGAAAAAGCGAATACAGTCACTTGAGTGGCGAGAGTCTTTATTTCAACGTCGTCAAAATGTAGGAACGTTAGAAGCGGCAATTAAGTCAAGCTTCACGTTTAAAAACTTTAAAGTGATAGATGTAAAAGTAAAAGACGGAGCAAATGTGTATAAGTGGTACTCCTATAAAAAATAA
- a CDS encoding CopG family ribbon-helix-helix protein has protein sequence MSESSATTEIMVRLPQNLVSELDGLVKQENGNRNELIYQATKMYLRERKKRQIRESMRRGYMEMAKINLNIASEAFLAEYEAEHTVERLVSGG, from the coding sequence GTGTCAGAATCCAGCGCAACAACTGAAATTATGGTTCGATTACCTCAAAACTTAGTATCCGAATTAGATGGATTAGTGAAACAGGAAAACGGAAATCGAAATGAGTTAATTTATCAAGCTACAAAAATGTATCTTCGAGAGCGCAAAAAGCGACAAATACGTGAATCTATGAGACGTGGCTATATGGAAATGGCAAAGATCAACCTAAATATTGCATCAGAAGCATTTCTAGCAGAATATGAGGCAGAGCATACAGTTGAGCGCTTAGTTAGCGGGGGGTAA
- the alr gene encoding alanine racemase: MSSFHRDSWVEVDLDCIYNNVQSMKSFLPDGVSIIAVVKANAYGHGDAQVAKTALDAGATYLAVAFIDEALSLRQQGIKAPILVLGASRVKDINIALQENITLTVFRKDWLVEAIQQLNGKNPLKIHLKLDTGMGRLGFTSMREVDEVLQLVDETSSFELEGVYTHFATADELDTTYFEQQYTTLTDMIGFIKEKTSIRMIHCGNSATALRFPDKVFNAVRLGIAMYGLTPSNEMIHLLPFELQEAFSLQSKLVHVKKLAVGQSVSYGATYTAEEEEWIGTVPIGYADGWLRKLHGAHVLVDGKRVPIVGRICMDQLMIRLPHELPIGTRVTLIGAQKDEKISSNDIARLLDTINYEIPCMISYRVPRIFRRNKSIMEVRNYLLDN; the protein is encoded by the coding sequence ATGTCAAGTTTTCATCGAGACTCTTGGGTGGAAGTAGATTTAGATTGTATTTATAACAATGTACAGTCAATGAAAAGTTTTTTACCAGATGGGGTTAGTATTATTGCGGTCGTGAAGGCGAATGCTTATGGACATGGTGATGCTCAAGTCGCCAAAACAGCGTTAGATGCAGGTGCCACATATTTAGCGGTCGCTTTTATAGATGAAGCTCTGTCTTTAAGGCAGCAAGGGATAAAGGCACCAATACTTGTATTAGGTGCGTCTAGAGTGAAAGATATTAATATTGCCTTACAGGAAAATATAACTTTAACGGTTTTTCGAAAAGATTGGTTAGTCGAAGCAATTCAACAACTGAACGGCAAAAATCCATTAAAAATTCATTTAAAGCTTGATACAGGAATGGGGAGACTTGGTTTTACTTCCATGAGAGAGGTGGATGAAGTTTTACAACTAGTAGATGAAACCTCTTCGTTTGAATTAGAAGGAGTGTACACACATTTTGCAACTGCAGACGAATTAGATACTACTTATTTTGAACAACAATATACAACATTAACGGATATGATTGGTTTTATAAAAGAAAAAACATCCATTCGTATGATTCATTGTGGAAATAGTGCAACAGCACTTCGCTTTCCCGATAAAGTATTTAATGCCGTTCGATTAGGTATTGCTATGTATGGACTAACTCCTTCAAACGAAATGATACATCTACTTCCTTTTGAGCTGCAGGAAGCCTTTTCCCTTCAGTCAAAACTTGTGCATGTAAAAAAGTTAGCAGTCGGACAATCTGTTAGCTATGGAGCTACCTATACAGCGGAAGAGGAAGAGTGGATAGGTACAGTACCAATCGGTTATGCTGATGGTTGGTTAAGAAAATTACATGGTGCTCACGTATTAGTAGATGGAAAAAGAGTTCCAATCGTAGGTAGAATATGTATGGATCAATTAATGATTCGACTACCGCATGAACTTCCTATCGGTACTAGAGTAACCCTTATTGGCGCTCAAAAAGATGAGAAAATTAGTAGCAATGATATTGCACGTTTATTAGATACAATAAATTACGAAATACCTTGTATGATAAGTTATCGAGTGCCACGTATTTTTCGGAGAAATAAGAGTATAATGGAAGTGAGAAATTATTTACTGGACAACTAA